A genomic window from Sorex araneus isolate mSorAra2 chromosome 2, mSorAra2.pri, whole genome shotgun sequence includes:
- the S1PR4 gene encoding sphingosine 1-phosphate receptor 4 gives MNASAALEACLQLAAQGHSRLLLLHYNHSGRLAGRGGPGEAPAAAGGGVLRGLFVAVSCLVVLENLLVLAAIVLRLRSRRWVYYCLLNIALSDLLTGAAYLANVLLSGARTFRLAPEQWFLREGLLFTALAASTFSLLFTAAERFATMVRPVAESRATKTGRVYGLIGLCWLLAALLGLLPLLGWNCVCAFPRCSSLLPLYAKEYILFCVAVFGLVLASILLLYGAIFRVVRANGRQAPRPAARRKARRLLTTVLLILAAFVLCWGPLFGLLLADVFGSNVWAQEYLRGMDWILALAVLNSAVNPLIYSFRSREVRRAVLGFLCWGCLRLGLRGPQDCLARAVEGPSGVSTTDSSLRPRDSFRGSRSLSFRMREPLSSISSVRSV, from the coding sequence atGAACGCCAGCGCGGCCCTGGAGGCCTGCCTGCAGCTGGCGGCCCAGGGCCACAGCCGCCTCCTGCTGCTGCACTACAACCACTCGGGGCGCCTGGCGGGCCGCGGCGGGCCCGGGGAGgcgccggcggcggcgggcggcggggtgcTGCGCGGCCTCTTTGTGGCCGTGAgctgcctggtggtgctggagaaccTGCTGGTGCTCGCGGCCATCGTGCTCCGCCTGCGCTCGCGCCGCTGGGTGTACTACTGCCTGCTCAACATCGCGCTCAGCGACCTGCTCACCGGCGCCGCGTACCTGGCCAACGTGCTGCTGTCGGGCGCGCGCACCTTCCGCCTGGCGCCCGAGCAGTGGTTCCTGCGCGAGGGGCTGCTCTTCACGGCGCTGGCCGCGTCCACCTTCAGCCTGCTCTTCACGGCGGCCGAGCGCTTCGCCACCATGGTGCGGCCGGTGGCCGAGAGCCGCGCCACCAAGACGGGCCGCGTGTACGGGCTCATCGGGCTGTGCTGGCTGCTGGCCGCGCTGCTggggctgctgccgctgctcgGCTGGAACTGCGTGTGCGCCTTCCCGCGCTGCTCCAGCCTGCTGCCGCTCTACGCCAAGGAATACATCCTCTTCTGCGTGGCCGTCTTCGGCCTGGTGCTGGCCTCCATCCTGCTGCTCTACGGGGCCATCTTCCGCGTGGTGCGCGCCAACGGGCGccaggccccgcgccccgccgcgcggCGCAAGGCGCGCCGGCTGCTCACCACCGTCCTGCTCATCCTGGCCGCCTTCGTCCTGTGCTGGGGCCCGCTCTTCGGCCTGCTGCTGGCCGACGTCTTCGGCTCCAACGTCTGGGCGCAGGAGTACCTGCGCGGCATGGACTGGATCCTGGCGCTGGCCGTGCTCAACTCGGCCGTCAACCCGCTCATCTACTCCTTCCGCAGCCGGGAGGTGCGCCGGGCCGTGCTGGGCTTCCTGTGCTGGGGCTGCCTCCGCCTGGGCCTGCGGGGCCCCCAGGACTGCCTGGCGCGGGCCGTCGAGGGTCCCTCCGGGGTGTCCACCACCGACAGCTCACTGCGGCCCCGCGACAGTTTCCGGGGCTCCCGCTCGCTGAGTTTCCGCATGCGGGAGCCGCTGTCCAGCATCTCCAGCGTCCGGAGCGTCTGA